In Candidatus Electrothrix scaldis, the genomic window TCCATCTTATTGAGCAGGCAGCGGAACTGGCCTTTGAAAAGGGATTGCGGGTCAATGCAGGACACGGCCTTGATTACCGGACCACCACCCGCATTGCAGCTATTCCCTTTATTGAGGAACTGAGCATCGGCCATGCCGTTATTGCCCGCGCCGCCTTTGTTGGTCTGAATCAGGCTGTACGGGAGATGCAAGATTGTATCGATAAGGCCGGAAGGTAGGGGCACGGCGCGCCGTTGTCACTACAGGGTTTTCTCCAGGGCGGAGATCTGCTGATTATCGCCAAGGACAATAAGAATATCACCATCCTGAATTTTGCTGTCCGGGCCGGGATTAAAAATCATTGACATGCCAGGCCGTTTAATGGCAACCACAATGATATCGTATTTTTTCCTGAGCCCGGATTGCATCAGAGTTTTGTCGACAAGCGAGGAATGTTCTGTAATCAAGAGTTCCTCCATACAGAGTCCCAGCTCCCGGGCCTGCATGGCAAGATCAAGAAAGTCCACCACAGTGGGCCGAACAATGAGCTGGGCCATCCTGCGGGCCCCAATGGAATAAGGAGAAATCACCTTAGTGGCCCCTGCCCGCTCCAACTTTTTGGCAACACCAGGGGTACCGCTGGAGCGGGTCAGGATGAACAGACCGGGATTAATCCCCCGTGCCGTCAAGGTTATATAGAGATTATCTGCATCCGTAGAGACCACCGCCACCAGCCCACGGGCCTGCTTAATACCTGCCTGCTCCAAAACCTCGTCATCCGAGGCATCGCCCTTCAGGACAATGTACCCGAGCTGATCAATTTCTCGAATCACCTCGTCTTCATTTTCAATCACCACAAAAGAACGGTAATTCTCCCGGAGAATGGCACAGATCTCCTGGCCGATACGCCCGAACCCACAAATGATGTAATGATCTTGCAGCCTTGTCATTTTTTTATGCATTTTTCTTTTCTCAACAAATCGTTGCAGCCCGCCTTCGACCATTGCCTCGGTGATCTGGCTGAACATATACATAACATAGCCCACCCCGGAAAAAATCAGCAGCACCGTAAACAGCCGACCAGCCGGAGTGGTTGGAACAATATCTCCGTATCCGACAGTACTGATGGTTATCATGGTCAGGTACAGTCCGTCAATAAATGGAGTTCCCTCCAAAAATATATACCCAACCGGACCAATCACCAAAAACATCAGCAGCGGGCCGACAAATAAAATATATTTTCGCATTCTTCGTAGCGTTTGCTAGAATCAGATAGATCAGATGGACAAGTGCAGGCAAGGCCTGCGATGAATTCCCTCGGATAAAAACAGCTCCATTATGAAACATTCTGCTCTTTCTCACCACATTAATTGACAAACCTTTTCTGACGGTGTAAAATAACTTCCTACACAAAGCCCGGATGGCGGAACTGGTAGACGCAAGGGACTTAAAATCCCTCGGTTCTTGTAACTGTGCGAGTTCGATTCTCGCTCCGGGCACCATAAAGTATTCCGTTCGCTTCCGTGAACGTCCATTTTAACCCTCTAACCCAATGAGTTGGCGGGTTTTTCTTTGCCTTTTCTTCCGTTTCTGTCCGTTATTCTCCGTTGACATCCGCTGCAAAAGGGGGGTACAAATGGGGGTATGTTACTACAGGAATCACATACCCTTTGTACCCATACCCAATTTTTACGGAGATTGCAGAAATGACAAAACTCACAGCAATTCAGATACGTAAAGCAAAGCCTCAAGAAAAGCCCTACAAGCTTTCAGACGGTCAGGGGCTGAATTTTCATGTCGCGGTATCCGGTAAAAAAACATGGCGCTACCGTTTCAAGCTGGAAAAAAAAGAATCGACCTGCGTTCTCGGAGAGTACCCGGAAATGACCCTTGAACAGGCCCGCAAGGCAAGAGCCG contains:
- a CDS encoding potassium channel protein, whose product is MRKYILFVGPLLMFLVIGPVGYIFLEGTPFIDGLYLTMITISTVGYGDIVPTTPAGRLFTVLLIFSGVGYVMYMFSQITEAMVEGGLQRFVEKRKMHKKMTRLQDHYIICGFGRIGQEICAILRENYRSFVVIENEDEVIREIDQLGYIVLKGDASDDEVLEQAGIKQARGLVAVVSTDADNLYITLTARGINPGLFILTRSSGTPGVAKKLERAGATKVISPYSIGARRMAQLIVRPTVVDFLDLAMQARELGLCMEELLITEHSSLVDKTLMQSGLRKKYDIIVVAIKRPGMSMIFNPGPDSKIQDGDILIVLGDNQQISALEKTL